A section of the Dermacoccus nishinomiyaensis genome encodes:
- a CDS encoding tetratricopeptide repeat protein, translating to MGDERPRRKPEPVLPEDITGYELDKAVRQQLRTLSKENAEGVAKHLVAAAELLDENPEKALDHAQHAVSRAGRVPAAREALGLVLYRTGEFAEALREFRTARRLSGSDHLLPYMVDCERGLGRYERALELANSPEAQRLSEADNIELAIVVSGVRRDMGQSRAAVVGLRIPALQKATTQPWAARLFYAYADALLDLGEREEARAWFVKADAADRDGETDAADRIDQIDGFELTDLAPEDEQDVDPRLAELDLSAFGAVPPNEPSASVGEQDPRD from the coding sequence GTGGGGGACGAGCGTCCCCGTCGCAAGCCGGAGCCGGTGCTGCCGGAGGACATCACGGGCTATGAGCTCGATAAGGCGGTTCGTCAGCAGCTGCGTACCCTGAGCAAGGAGAACGCCGAGGGCGTCGCCAAGCACCTCGTCGCTGCCGCCGAACTGCTGGACGAGAACCCGGAGAAGGCGCTCGACCACGCGCAGCACGCCGTGAGCCGGGCCGGCCGGGTTCCGGCAGCGCGCGAGGCGCTCGGTCTGGTCCTCTACCGAACGGGCGAGTTCGCCGAGGCACTGCGTGAGTTCCGGACCGCGCGCCGGCTGTCCGGCTCCGACCACCTGCTGCCGTACATGGTCGACTGCGAGCGTGGCCTGGGGCGCTACGAGCGGGCCCTCGAGCTGGCGAACTCTCCGGAAGCGCAACGCCTCTCTGAGGCCGACAACATCGAGTTGGCCATCGTCGTCTCCGGCGTGCGCCGCGACATGGGACAGTCGCGGGCTGCCGTCGTCGGACTGCGCATTCCCGCCCTGCAGAAGGCGACGACGCAGCCCTGGGCCGCTCGTCTGTTCTACGCGTATGCTGACGCGCTGCTCGACCTGGGTGAGCGGGAGGAAGCGCGGGCGTGGTTCGTCAAGGCCGACGCGGCCGACCGTGATGGCGAGACGGACGCCGCCGACCGCATCGACCAGATCGACGGCTTCGAGCTGACCGACCTCGCGCCGGAGGACGAGCAGGACGTCGACCCGCGTCTCGCCGAGCTCGACCTGAGCGCGTTCGGCGCCGTACCGCCGAACGAACCGTCAGCGTCGGTCGGGGAACAGGACCCCCGTGACTGA
- a CDS encoding HAD-IIA family hydrolase: MTEGLLDRYDGIVCDLDGVVYAGPDAIPHAIASLQSTREHGTRVVYATNNASRPPSAVAAHLRELGLRLDDEDVVNSSMAAAHVLRESGAQVRIVLPIGGEGVARALRGAGFVCVGDDDAGAGTGDIDAVVQGYGPDVRATDLAAAAHAVNGGARWVATNTDLTLPTEKGIAPGNGSLVQAVRNAVAVDPEVAGKPMPVMYDMASERIGAADASRVLAVGDRLETDIEGATRGGYDSVLVLTGVHGLADAAAAPKERRPTYVLADLRGLTQPYEVETAGECGPGASVARVRGLLTSLWERVDAGDLSAEDAAREMRQACGS; the protein is encoded by the coding sequence GTGACTGAAGGCCTGCTCGACCGGTACGACGGCATCGTCTGCGACCTCGACGGCGTCGTCTACGCAGGGCCCGACGCCATCCCGCATGCCATCGCGAGCCTCCAGAGCACGCGCGAACATGGGACGCGCGTCGTCTACGCGACGAACAACGCCTCGCGTCCCCCGTCGGCCGTCGCGGCGCATCTGCGTGAGCTCGGGCTGCGTCTGGACGACGAGGACGTCGTCAATTCGTCGATGGCGGCAGCGCACGTGCTGCGCGAGAGTGGCGCGCAGGTGCGTATCGTCCTGCCGATCGGCGGGGAGGGCGTTGCCCGAGCGCTGAGGGGGGCCGGTTTCGTCTGCGTCGGCGACGACGATGCAGGTGCAGGGACCGGCGACATCGATGCCGTCGTCCAGGGCTACGGGCCGGATGTCCGTGCGACGGACCTCGCGGCCGCAGCGCACGCCGTCAACGGTGGTGCGCGCTGGGTCGCGACGAACACTGACCTGACCTTGCCGACCGAGAAAGGGATCGCACCCGGCAACGGCTCGCTCGTCCAGGCCGTCCGCAATGCGGTGGCGGTCGATCCCGAAGTGGCCGGCAAGCCCATGCCCGTCATGTACGACATGGCGAGTGAGCGCATCGGCGCGGCCGACGCGTCGCGCGTCCTTGCTGTCGGCGATCGGCTCGAGACGGATATCGAAGGCGCGACCCGCGGCGGGTACGACAGCGTGCTCGTGCTCACCGGTGTTCACGGCCTCGCGGACGCAGCCGCGGCACCGAAGGAGCGTCGCCCGACGTACGTGCTCGCGGATCTGCGCGGGTTGACGCAGCCGTACGAGGTCGAGACTGCCGGGGAATGCGGCCCGGGTGCGAGCGTCGCGCGCGTGCGCGGTCTGCTGACGTCCCTGTGGGAGCGCGTCGATGCGGGAGACCTCTCCGCCGAGGACGCGGCGCGCGAGATGCGTCAGGCGTGCGGGTCATGA
- a CDS encoding TlyA family RNA methyltransferase has product MSGVRLDAALVARGLVRSRAQAKELLDAGRVLVDGKVEAKASTKVSDTQNVEIEGDLDHYVGRAAHKLLAACEAFPGVATRVAGAHAIDVGASTGGFTQVLLERGAAHVVALDVGHGQLAEPVKSDPRVTDLEGVNVRDVVSATQLDGSPFALVVSDLSFISLTLALPHMSFLLADDGDLIALIKPQFEVGRERLGRTGVVTSVEQRRESIEKVLACASELGLAVHGLAWSPMVGSHGNHEYLVWLRRAAVGGALDDASANQRIRDLTRRSE; this is encoded by the coding sequence ATGAGTGGTGTGCGACTCGACGCCGCCCTCGTGGCGCGCGGCCTCGTGCGTTCTCGCGCCCAGGCGAAGGAGCTGCTCGACGCGGGGAGGGTGCTTGTCGACGGCAAGGTCGAGGCGAAGGCGTCGACCAAGGTGAGCGACACGCAGAACGTCGAGATCGAGGGCGACCTCGACCACTACGTGGGCCGTGCCGCACACAAGCTCCTCGCCGCGTGCGAGGCCTTTCCGGGTGTCGCGACCCGCGTCGCCGGAGCGCACGCCATCGACGTCGGCGCCTCGACCGGTGGGTTCACGCAGGTGCTGCTCGAACGGGGGGCGGCTCACGTCGTCGCTCTCGACGTCGGGCACGGCCAGCTCGCCGAACCGGTCAAGAGCGACCCGCGCGTCACCGATCTCGAGGGCGTCAACGTCCGCGACGTCGTGAGCGCGACGCAGCTCGACGGCTCACCGTTCGCACTCGTCGTCAGCGATCTGTCGTTCATCTCGCTGACGCTGGCGCTGCCCCACATGTCCTTTCTGCTCGCCGACGACGGTGATCTCATCGCGCTCATCAAGCCGCAGTTCGAGGTCGGACGCGAGAGACTGGGCAGGACGGGCGTCGTGACGTCAGTCGAGCAGCGTCGCGAGAGCATCGAGAAGGTGCTCGCGTGCGCGTCCGAACTCGGCCTCGCCGTGCACGGTCTCGCGTGGAGCCCGATGGTGGGCAGCCACGGCAACCACGAATACCTCGTCTGGTTGCGTCGCGCCGCGGTCGGTGGCGCACTCGACGACGCCTCCGCCAACCAGCGAATCCGCGACCTCACGCGAAGGAGCGAGTGA
- a CDS encoding NAD kinase codes for MNRRVLLIGHPRRPEAYEVAERLVEGLTAAGIEVAGIADELAAFGIAQRPGVVTVAPEEAGVACELAVVLGGDGTILRAAELSRDCGVPLLGINLGHVGFLAEAEKEDVERIVACVRERSWIVETRATLEVVATDGRGEVELHRGWALNEASIEKAARERMLELTVEIDGRPLASWGADGVVIATPTGSTAYAFSAGGPVVWPDTEAILLVPISAHALFARPLVLGPRAQLAVELVPGAQGRAVLWCDGRRPFDLPDGARVEVHASDKPVTLARLSTAPFTDRLVRKFDLSVEGWRGTRRAH; via the coding sequence ATGAACCGCCGCGTCCTGCTCATCGGCCACCCGCGCCGGCCCGAGGCCTACGAGGTCGCCGAGCGACTCGTCGAAGGGCTGACGGCCGCCGGGATCGAGGTCGCGGGCATCGCCGACGAGCTGGCGGCCTTCGGGATCGCGCAGCGGCCGGGCGTCGTCACCGTCGCGCCGGAGGAAGCCGGGGTGGCGTGCGAGCTCGCCGTCGTCCTGGGCGGTGACGGCACGATCCTGCGCGCCGCCGAACTGTCGCGCGACTGCGGGGTGCCGCTGCTCGGCATCAATCTCGGCCACGTCGGGTTTCTCGCCGAGGCGGAGAAGGAGGACGTCGAGCGGATCGTCGCCTGCGTGCGTGAGCGCTCGTGGATCGTCGAGACCCGCGCGACGCTCGAGGTCGTCGCGACCGACGGGCGCGGTGAGGTGGAACTGCACCGCGGGTGGGCGCTCAACGAGGCGAGCATCGAGAAGGCCGCACGAGAGCGCATGCTCGAACTGACCGTCGAGATCGACGGCCGTCCCCTCGCGTCCTGGGGCGCTGACGGCGTCGTCATCGCGACGCCGACGGGGTCGACGGCCTATGCCTTCAGCGCGGGAGGACCGGTCGTGTGGCCGGACACCGAGGCCATCCTCCTCGTGCCGATCTCGGCGCATGCGCTGTTCGCGCGCCCGCTCGTGCTGGGGCCGCGCGCGCAACTTGCCGTCGAACTCGTGCCCGGTGCGCAGGGGCGCGCCGTGCTGTGGTGTGACGGGCGGCGCCCGTTCGATCTGCCCGACGGCGCCCGTGTCGAGGTGCACGCGAGCGACAAGCCCGTCACGCTGGCGCGCCTGAGCACCGCGCCGTTCACGGATCGTCTCGTGCGCAAGTTCGACCTGTCGGTCGAGGGCTGGCGCGGCACGCGACGCGCGCATTGA
- the recN gene encoding DNA repair protein RecN, with amino-acid sequence MLREIRIRNMGVIADATLELSPGLNVVTGETGAGKTMVVSGLGLLLGERADADRVRTGEKSALVEGFLDVPGEHVSAAALADEFDLEAGDEVILSRSVAATGRSRAQVAGRSVPAGVLARIGHELVAVHGQADQWRLKQPEEHRQILDAFAGPELSEVAQRYRDGYVRLKALRAERRELTLKAQERAQRLTMLEAGIARIDEIEPIEGEDVELAAESERLTHAEDLLAASRGAGAALAGDELSPDEPNALALMAAARSGLESGVTLDADLAPFIERLREVQTLTADLAADVAQYAAAIDMDPQRLQEVHQRRAAITQLLKAYGPELDDVLTWREQAGREAQELAGSDDRIAAIDAEVAGLTPKVGADALALHDLRRSAAERLGEAVTQELHHLAMGSARLVVEVSIAEADKGLELPDGRLVKPSEHGIDDVTILLSANRGMDPKPVTKAASGGELSRVMLALEVVTSTGSVPTFVFDEVDAGVGGEAAHDIGARLARLAQSAQVIVVTHLAQVAAYADNHLVVHKSHDGAVTESGVAAVTGDARVTEIARMLGGDTTSAVAREHAESLLAAAGASQKSSA; translated from the coding sequence GTGCTGAGGGAAATCCGGATTCGCAACATGGGTGTCATCGCCGACGCGACGCTCGAACTCAGCCCGGGGCTCAACGTGGTCACGGGCGAGACGGGCGCGGGTAAGACGATGGTCGTCAGCGGTCTCGGGCTGCTGCTCGGTGAGCGTGCTGACGCCGATCGGGTGCGCACGGGGGAGAAGTCGGCGCTCGTCGAGGGGTTCCTCGACGTGCCGGGCGAGCATGTGAGCGCGGCCGCGCTGGCCGATGAGTTCGACTTGGAGGCGGGCGACGAGGTGATCCTCAGCCGCTCGGTAGCCGCGACGGGGCGTTCGCGTGCGCAGGTGGCCGGGCGCAGTGTCCCCGCAGGCGTGCTGGCGCGCATCGGGCATGAGCTGGTCGCGGTGCACGGGCAGGCCGACCAATGGCGGCTCAAGCAGCCCGAGGAGCACCGTCAGATCCTCGACGCGTTCGCAGGCCCCGAACTCTCGGAGGTGGCGCAGCGCTACCGCGACGGGTATGTGAGGCTGAAGGCGCTGCGGGCCGAGCGGCGCGAGTTGACGCTCAAGGCGCAGGAGCGCGCGCAGCGGCTCACGATGCTCGAGGCTGGGATCGCGCGCATCGACGAGATCGAGCCGATCGAGGGTGAGGACGTCGAACTCGCGGCGGAGAGTGAGCGGCTCACGCATGCCGAGGATCTCCTGGCCGCCTCGCGTGGTGCGGGTGCGGCCCTGGCCGGCGACGAGTTGTCGCCCGACGAGCCGAATGCGCTGGCGCTCATGGCTGCTGCGCGCAGTGGGCTCGAGTCGGGTGTGACGCTGGACGCCGACCTCGCACCGTTCATCGAGCGGTTGCGGGAGGTGCAGACGCTCACGGCCGACCTCGCCGCGGACGTGGCGCAGTACGCGGCCGCCATCGACATGGATCCGCAGCGGTTGCAGGAGGTGCATCAGCGGCGCGCCGCCATCACCCAGCTGCTCAAGGCGTACGGGCCCGAACTCGACGACGTGCTCACGTGGCGTGAACAGGCCGGGCGTGAGGCGCAGGAGCTCGCCGGCTCGGACGATCGCATCGCCGCGATCGACGCCGAGGTCGCGGGGCTCACGCCGAAGGTCGGGGCTGATGCTCTCGCGCTGCACGATCTGCGTCGATCCGCGGCCGAGCGACTGGGTGAGGCTGTCACGCAGGAGCTGCATCACCTCGCGATGGGCTCGGCTCGCCTCGTCGTCGAGGTCTCGATCGCCGAAGCCGACAAGGGCCTCGAGTTGCCCGACGGGCGCCTCGTCAAACCCTCGGAGCACGGCATCGACGACGTCACGATCCTGCTGTCGGCCAACCGCGGCATGGATCCGAAGCCGGTGACGAAGGCCGCCTCCGGTGGTGAGCTGTCGCGCGTCATGCTCGCCCTCGAGGTGGTGACCTCGACGGGCAGCGTGCCCACGTTCGTGTTCGACGAGGTGGACGCCGGCGTCGGGGGCGAGGCGGCGCACGACATCGGCGCGCGCCTGGCGCGGCTCGCGCAGAGCGCGCAGGTCATCGTCGTGACGCACCTGGCGCAGGTCGCGGCGTACGCCGACAACCACCTCGTCGTCCACAAATCGCATGACGGCGCCGTCACCGAGAGCGGCGTCGCCGCCGTCACGGGTGACGCGCGCGTCACCGAGATCGCGCGCATGCTGGGTGGCGACACGACAAGCGCGGTCGCGCGCGAGCACGCCGAATCCCTGCTGGCGGCGGCCGGCGCGTCACAGAAGTCGAGCGCATGA
- a CDS encoding CTP synthase, with the protein MDQTTKHIFVTGGVASSLGKGLSASSLGRLLRSRGLRVTMQKLDPYLNVDPGTMNPFQHGEVFVTEDGAETDLDIGHYERFLDVNLHGRANVTTGQVYSDVIARERRGEYLGDTVQVIPHITNEIVERMRAEANSDDAPDIIITEIGGTVGDIESLPFLEAARQVRHNVGRDNVFFLHVSLVPYIGPSGELKTKPTQHSVAALRQVGIQPDGLILRADREIPEPIKRKISLMCDVDSEAVAAAVDAPSIYDIPRVLHSEGLDAYVIRRLGLPFRDVDWAQWDKLLDHVHRPAHEVEIALVGKYIDLPDAYLSITEAMRAGGFHHDTKVKIRWVASDTCTSDAGAKKALSGVDAVLVPGGFGVRGIEGKLGALKWARENKVPTLGICLGLQCMVIEYARNVAGIADASSSEFDPETSHPVIATMEEQKSFVEGAGDLGGTMRLGAYPAKLLDGSVVANAYGTTEVSERHRHRYEVNNDYLEQVSDAGLVVSGTHPELGLVEFVELPKDVHPYYVSTQAHPEFKSRPHRAHPLFAGLVQAALERPSK; encoded by the coding sequence GTGGATCAGACGACGAAGCATATTTTTGTCACCGGAGGCGTGGCCTCCTCCCTCGGAAAGGGCCTCTCGGCATCCAGTCTCGGCCGTTTGCTGCGTTCGCGCGGCCTGCGCGTCACGATGCAGAAGCTCGACCCCTACTTGAACGTTGACCCGGGAACGATGAACCCGTTCCAGCACGGTGAGGTGTTCGTCACCGAAGACGGCGCGGAGACCGACCTCGACATCGGTCACTACGAGCGATTCCTCGACGTCAACCTGCACGGGCGCGCCAACGTCACGACCGGCCAGGTGTACTCCGATGTCATCGCACGCGAGCGTCGCGGGGAATACCTCGGTGACACGGTGCAGGTCATCCCACACATCACGAACGAGATCGTCGAGCGCATGCGCGCCGAGGCGAACAGCGACGACGCACCCGACATCATCATCACCGAGATCGGTGGCACGGTCGGCGACATCGAGTCCTTGCCGTTCCTCGAGGCCGCACGCCAGGTGCGCCACAACGTGGGGCGCGACAACGTCTTCTTCCTCCACGTCTCGCTCGTGCCGTACATCGGCCCCAGCGGTGAGCTGAAGACGAAGCCGACGCAGCACTCCGTCGCTGCACTGCGTCAGGTCGGCATCCAGCCCGACGGGCTCATCCTGCGCGCCGATCGCGAGATCCCCGAGCCGATCAAGCGCAAGATCTCGCTCATGTGCGACGTCGACTCCGAGGCCGTCGCGGCCGCCGTCGACGCGCCGAGCATCTACGACATCCCGCGCGTGCTGCACTCCGAGGGGCTCGACGCGTACGTCATCCGCCGCCTTGGACTGCCGTTCCGTGACGTCGACTGGGCCCAGTGGGACAAGCTCCTCGACCACGTCCACCGTCCGGCGCACGAGGTCGAGATCGCCCTCGTCGGCAAGTACATCGACCTGCCCGACGCCTACCTTTCGATCACCGAGGCGATGCGCGCCGGCGGTTTCCATCACGACACGAAGGTGAAGATCCGCTGGGTCGCCTCCGACACCTGCACGAGCGACGCGGGCGCGAAGAAGGCGCTGTCGGGTGTCGACGCGGTGCTCGTGCCCGGCGGGTTCGGCGTGCGCGGCATCGAGGGCAAGCTCGGCGCGCTGAAGTGGGCCCGTGAGAACAAGGTGCCGACGCTCGGCATCTGCCTCGGCCTGCAGTGCATGGTCATCGAGTACGCGCGCAACGTCGCGGGCATCGCTGACGCGTCAAGCTCCGAGTTCGACCCCGAGACGTCACACCCCGTCATCGCGACGATGGAGGAGCAGAAGTCGTTCGTCGAGGGCGCCGGCGACCTCGGTGGCACGATGCGCCTCGGCGCCTACCCGGCGAAGTTGCTCGACGGCTCGGTCGTGGCGAACGCCTACGGCACGACGGAGGTGAGCGAGCGTCACCGTCACCGCTACGAGGTGAACAATGACTACCTCGAGCAGGTCAGCGACGCTGGCCTCGTCGTCTCGGGTACGCACCCCGAGCTCGGGCTCGTCGAGTTCGTCGAACTGCCGAAGGACGTCCACCCGTACTACGTCTCGACGCAGGCTCATCCGGAGTTCAAGTCGCGACCGCACCGCGCGCACCCGCTGTTCGCGGGGCTCGTCCAGGCCGCGCTGGAGCGACCGAGCAAGTGA
- a CDS encoding NUDIX domain-containing protein, with translation MTSMHPTITPSELVDDYTPAPVVRSDVVYEGWVWDVVQEEADLGDAGRVTRDFVRHPGAVAVLAMRGEPGAEEVLVIRQYRHPIGAQEWEIPAGLLDVDGELPHEAALRELYEEADLRAGRLDLLIDYASSPGGLSEQLRVFLARDLTDVSEDDRFEREEEELDMPTGWARLDDVVDAALAGRLHNPALLMSCLAARAARDAGWAPLRAPDTPWSVHPAFAPKQ, from the coding sequence ATGACTTCCATGCACCCCACGATCACCCCCAGCGAACTCGTCGACGACTACACCCCCGCGCCCGTCGTGCGCAGCGACGTCGTCTACGAGGGATGGGTCTGGGACGTCGTCCAGGAGGAAGCCGATCTCGGCGATGCCGGGCGCGTCACCCGTGACTTCGTCCGCCATCCGGGCGCCGTCGCCGTCCTCGCGATGCGCGGCGAACCCGGCGCCGAGGAGGTGCTCGTCATTCGCCAGTACCGGCACCCCATCGGTGCGCAGGAGTGGGAGATCCCGGCGGGGCTGCTCGACGTCGACGGCGAGCTGCCGCACGAGGCGGCGCTGCGTGAGCTCTACGAAGAGGCCGACCTGCGCGCCGGGCGTCTCGACCTGCTCATCGACTACGCCTCGTCACCGGGCGGGCTCTCGGAGCAGCTTCGCGTCTTCCTCGCCCGCGACCTCACCGACGTGTCGGAAGATGACCGGTTCGAGCGCGAGGAGGAAGAACTCGACATGCCGACCGGCTGGGCTCGCCTCGACGACGTCGTCGACGCAGCGCTCGCCGGGCGCCTCCACAACCCGGCGCTGCTCATGTCATGCCTCGCGGCTCGCGCGGCGCGCGACGCGGGCTGGGCACCGTTGCGCGCCCCCGACACCCCGTGGTCGGTGCACCCCGCCTTTGCTCCGAAGCAGTAG
- a CDS encoding asparaginase yields the protein MTKRIAMYFLGGTISMSSDDGAGVRPTLGADDLIAAVPGLDAADVDLTGETIAREQSGSLTPAHLLEVLQRASASDADGFVLVQGTDTLEESAYLLDLLWDDGRAFAVTGAMRNPTMAGADGAANMLAAIRVAASDAARGLGVVAVFADEIHAARSVTKGDTSSLTTFVSPDCGPIGRVLEGRTHLFHRPARLPALPRPDAVDAEVPVLTVALGQSARALDAVSAGADALVIAGLGAGHVPGWWAESVGHIAARIPVIMTSRTFSGPALVETYGAVGAEVDLQRRGVVMGGYLRAVQVRLLVMTMLATGASRESIAAEVRRRGGYR from the coding sequence ATGACGAAGCGGATCGCGATGTACTTCCTCGGCGGAACCATCTCCATGTCCTCCGATGACGGCGCCGGAGTGCGCCCCACGCTCGGCGCCGACGACCTCATCGCCGCTGTCCCCGGCCTCGACGCAGCTGACGTCGACCTCACCGGCGAGACGATCGCGCGCGAACAGAGCGGTTCGCTCACCCCGGCGCACTTGCTCGAGGTGCTGCAGCGCGCGAGTGCCTCCGACGCCGACGGGTTCGTCCTCGTCCAGGGCACCGATACGCTCGAGGAGAGCGCCTACCTGCTCGACCTGCTCTGGGACGACGGGCGCGCGTTCGCCGTCACGGGCGCGATGCGCAACCCGACGATGGCCGGGGCCGACGGAGCCGCCAACATGCTCGCCGCGATCCGCGTCGCCGCGAGCGACGCCGCGCGTGGGCTGGGCGTCGTCGCCGTGTTCGCCGATGAGATCCACGCGGCGCGCTCGGTGACGAAGGGCGACACGTCATCGCTCACGACGTTCGTCTCCCCCGACTGCGGCCCGATCGGGCGCGTCCTCGAAGGTCGTACCCACCTCTTCCACCGCCCCGCGCGACTGCCGGCCCTCCCCCGGCCTGACGCCGTCGACGCCGAGGTGCCCGTCCTGACGGTGGCACTCGGGCAGTCGGCGCGGGCGCTCGACGCCGTGAGCGCGGGCGCCGACGCGCTCGTCATCGCCGGCCTCGGAGCCGGGCACGTGCCCGGGTGGTGGGCCGAGAGCGTCGGACACATCGCGGCCCGCATTCCCGTCATCATGACGAGCCGGACCTTCTCGGGCCCGGCGCTCGTCGAGACGTACGGTGCGGTCGGCGCGGAGGTCGACCTCCAGCGCCGCGGCGTCGTCATGGGTGGCTACCTGCGCGCCGTGCAGGTGCGATTGCTCGTCATGACGATGCTGGCCACCGGGGCGTCACGCGAGAGCATCGCCGCCGAGGTGCGCCGCCGCGGCGGCTACCGCTGA
- a CDS encoding YchJ family protein — MPAAADPSVRPGPDAECPCAWVPGRSLRECCGPLVLDGVLAPTPEALMRSRYTAFVLPDADHLWRTWHPRTRPAQVGDLDGVTWLALRVLDTGDSGMNEADTRGTVTFEASYLADDGRRGVLREHSRFERRAGRWFYVDGDELD; from the coding sequence ATGCCTGCTGCGGCTGACCCAAGCGTGCGACCCGGCCCGGACGCTGAGTGCCCCTGCGCCTGGGTGCCCGGGCGCTCGTTGCGCGAATGCTGCGGCCCGCTCGTCCTCGACGGCGTGCTCGCGCCGACGCCCGAAGCGCTCATGCGCTCGCGCTACACGGCGTTCGTGCTACCCGACGCCGACCACCTGTGGCGCACCTGGCATCCGCGCACGCGCCCGGCTCAGGTCGGCGACCTCGACGGCGTGACGTGGCTGGCCCTGCGGGTGCTCGACACGGGTGACAGCGGCATGAACGAGGCCGATACGCGCGGCACCGTCACCTTCGAGGCGTCCTACCTCGCCGACGACGGTCGTCGCGGGGTGCTGCGAGAGCACTCGCGCTTCGAACGCCGCGCCGGCCGCTGGTTCTACGTCGATGGGGACGAGCTCGACTGA
- the aspS gene encoding aspartate--tRNA ligase: MLRTHEAGTLRAADVGDTVTLTGWVAKRRDHGGVAFVDLRDASGVVQVVARDEVLTGAAHGLRSEYCIKVTGEVAAREPKDVNPNLPTGEVDVVANEIEVLSEAAPLPFQIDERITVGEEARLKYRYLDLRRKDQGDAIRLRSKVSQAARAVLNERDFVEIETPTLTRSTPEGARDFLVPARLAPGSWYALPQSPQLFKQLLMVAGMERYYQIARCYRDEDFRADRQPEFTQLDIEMSFVEQDDVIELGEQIAKAVWATIGVDLPTPFPRMTYADAMAKYGSDKPDLRFGNELVECTEFFKDTTFRVFQAEYVGAVVMPGGASQPRRQLDAWQEWAKQRGAKGLAYVLVQEDGSLTGPVAKNLTETEVAGLAGHVGAKPGDCIFFAAGATKASRALLGAARLEIGKRCDLIDENAWSFLWVVDAPLFEPAADAVASGDVAVGSGMWTAVHHAFTMPKAEYLDTFDTEPGEALAYAYDMVCNGNEIGGGSIRIHRKDLQERVFKVMGLSEEDAQEKFGFLLEAFSFGAPPHGGIAFGWDRIVSLLAGTDSIRDVIAFPKSGGGYDPLTAAPAPISAQQRKEAGVDAKPQVKSEASADAASPAAPAEVSPNKS; this comes from the coding sequence ATGCTTCGAACCCATGAAGCCGGAACCCTTCGCGCAGCCGACGTCGGTGACACCGTCACCCTGACGGGTTGGGTGGCCAAGCGTCGCGACCACGGCGGTGTCGCCTTCGTCGACCTGCGTGACGCCTCGGGCGTCGTCCAGGTCGTCGCACGCGACGAGGTGCTGACGGGAGCCGCGCACGGTCTGCGCTCCGAGTACTGCATCAAGGTCACGGGTGAGGTCGCCGCGCGCGAGCCGAAGGACGTCAACCCGAACCTGCCGACGGGTGAGGTCGACGTCGTCGCGAACGAGATCGAGGTGCTCTCCGAGGCGGCGCCGCTGCCGTTCCAGATCGACGAGCGCATCACCGTCGGAGAGGAGGCGCGCCTCAAGTACCGCTACCTCGACCTGCGTCGCAAGGACCAGGGCGACGCGATCCGTCTGCGCTCGAAGGTGAGCCAGGCTGCGCGCGCCGTGCTCAACGAGCGCGACTTCGTCGAGATCGAGACGCCGACGCTGACGCGTTCGACGCCCGAGGGCGCTCGTGACTTCCTCGTCCCCGCTCGTCTCGCGCCGGGCAGCTGGTACGCGCTGCCGCAGAGCCCGCAGCTGTTCAAGCAGCTGCTCATGGTCGCCGGGATGGAACGCTATTACCAGATCGCGCGCTGCTACCGCGACGAGGACTTCCGCGCCGACCGTCAGCCCGAGTTCACGCAGCTCGACATCGAGATGAGCTTCGTCGAGCAGGACGACGTCATCGAGCTCGGTGAGCAGATCGCGAAGGCCGTGTGGGCGACGATCGGCGTCGACCTGCCGACGCCGTTCCCGCGCATGACGTACGCCGACGCGATGGCGAAGTACGGCTCGGACAAGCCCGACCTGCGCTTCGGCAACGAGCTCGTCGAGTGCACGGAGTTCTTCAAGGACACGACGTTCCGCGTGTTCCAGGCCGAATACGTCGGCGCCGTCGTCATGCCGGGTGGTGCGTCGCAGCCCCGTCGTCAGCTCGACGCGTGGCAGGAGTGGGCGAAGCAGCGCGGCGCGAAGGGCCTCGCGTACGTCCTCGTCCAGGAGGACGGCTCGCTCACCGGCCCGGTGGCCAAGAACCTCACCGAGACCGAGGTGGCGGGCCTCGCCGGCCACGTCGGTGCGAAGCCCGGCGACTGCATCTTCTTCGCCGCGGGTGCGACGAAGGCGTCGCGCGCGCTGCTCGGCGCAGCGCGTCTCGAGATCGGCAAGCGCTGCGACCTCATCGACGAGAACGCGTGGAGCTTCCTGTGGGTCGTCGACGCGCCGCTGTTCGAGCCTGCCGCCGACGCTGTCGCCTCGGGGGACGTCGCCGTCGGCTCCGGTATGTGGACGGCCGTGCACCACGCGTTCACGATGCCGAAGGCCGAGTACCTCGACACGTTCGACACCGAACCAGGCGAGGCGCTCGCGTACGCGTACGACATGGTGTGCAACGGCAACGAGATCGGCGGTGGCTCGATTCGTATCCACCGCAAGGACCTGCAGGAGCGCGTCTTCAAGGTCATGGGTCTGAGCGAGGAGGACGCGCAGGAGAAGTTCGGCTTCCTCCTCGAGGCGTTCAGCTTCGGTGCGCCCCCGCACGGCGGCATCGCGTTCGGCTGGGACCGCATCGTCTCGCTGCTCGCGGGCACCGACTCGATCCGCGACGTCATCGCGTTCCCGAAGAGCGGCGGCGGCTATGACCCGCTGACGGCCGCGCCCGCCCCGATCTCCGCTCAGCAGCGCAAGGAGGCGGGTGTGGACGCCAAGCCTCAGGTCAAGAGTGAGGCTTCTGCGGACGCCGCATCGCCCGCCGCTCCGGCCGAGGTGTCGCCCAACAAGTCGTGA